The following are encoded in a window of Cydia strobilella chromosome 1, ilCydStro3.1, whole genome shotgun sequence genomic DNA:
- the LOC134740756 gene encoding ubiquitin-conjugating enzyme E2-17 kDa codes for MSTPARRRLMRDFKRLQEDPPTGVSGAPTDNNIMIWNAVIFGPHDTPFEDGTFKLTIEFTEEYPNKPPTVRFVSKMFHPNVYADGGICLDILQNRWSPTYDVSAILTSIQSLLSDPNPNSPANSMAAQLYKENRREYEKRVKACVEQSFID; via the exons ATGTCAACTCCTGCCAGAAGACGCCTGATGAGGGATTTTAAACG TCTTCAAGAAGATCCACCCACGGGTGTGTCAGGTGCTCCTACCGATAACAATATAATGATCTGGAATGCTGTGATATTTGGTCCCCATGACACTCCATTTGAAGATGGCACATTCAAACTGACCATTGAATTTACAGAGGAGTATCCCAATAAACCTCCTACGGTTCGGTTTGTGTCCAAAATGTTTCATCCAAATGTTTATGCTGATGGTGGAATTTGTTTAGACATCTTGCAAAACAGATGGAGCCCAACATATGATGTATCTGCTATCTTAACTTCTATACAG tCATTACTAAGTGATCCAAACCCAAATTCACCAGCGAACTCAATGGCAGCGCAACTATACAAAGAAAATCGGAGGGAGTATGAAAAACGAGTGAAAGCATGTGTAGAACAATCGTTTATTGATTAG
- the LOC134740402 gene encoding RNA exonuclease 1 homolog produces the protein MLPSTGYFKGINCPFYDSGLCERPYCHFRHVKKELQGTSNDGIESGAILQKLVSAAVQKVLQQTDTSPSLPQSGVVESITEQSKAASVPKATYNPTPIAELNKINVDLETIDDVNDQKKRHIPVPYTPRKPASLPIKRSFDSDNTSKPFVFIPPPLKYTPGSTESIQLDQYTPKGTVESTEKYTPGVEPELPEYSPVENQSLSKLNYIPSDKNVTKKKNILEYKPAKVAPKPDVPSVTYQPTPRSLAPCFSSDEDEPETKKPKLVNDLKGFDDLEPEFDILDQILNEEKLKDDVKKKSLLDDTSKKKSSKEHKENNNDEACRKNKISPSKLDSKKSSREKRKNEKDKSTSHEKHKHDSKSSSSSRKSSHKSSNKDKDKEKYKEDKNNKQKDKTHFSSRRSDRSSRHSEKHSKSSDKESRRSSSSTQHKSSTSERKSKEHKSNSSSKMSKEKREKSAQDNNSINGFLDNDNNDISNDNIDIDQNDEETYLSESDEEAIALECKKIFEEYEPTKKTQIYEDLENKVQNDCEEEYVPTKKRISRTLDKNVKIIPKLPAKPDFKLNAAQAMAERLAKIKEYHAAKNNLQPSSNEQNIPKVDFARNSSNTSTKIRIAHVPYASTMMNARKVLPPSQTVAKQQPSTSSTIVQTVKKGVQRVAHMPNEKFIDRPGVLEPLASKIPANIRSTYLNMMIDQCLNIYLSAVDAYARAQHEELATSKKCSTVQIYKNSAVLTISRLKKELQECKGVKKSGTDCNTLQKLPQGISGQSGNAGSWSIENKNKKIIDLKEFNGAKLYNNVKKWVLSEEQLQSNAFPRLHPNGKKGAAIIYAQNKQKPPVGNIRMCCRCKKEFMIDKKGIAVVKEECIYHPNNKYRVRGEARYQCCSQDGTADGCCVAPSHVYEYLDYDNLKGYVRTLPPETTSDDYGVYSLDCEMCYTTHGLDLTRVTVINSACKVVYETLVKPLHPIIDYNTRYSGITEEHMAEVKTTLLEVQATLLTMFNSKTILIGHSLESDFKALKLIHDTVIDTSVLFPHKMGPPYKRALRNLSSEHLKKIIQNSVDGHDSAEDAMVCMELIHYKLKEDLKTR, from the coding sequence ATGCTACCGTCTACAGGCTACTTTAAGGGAATCAATTGTCCATTTTATGATAGTGGTTTATGCGAGCGACCTTATTGTCATTTTCGTCATGTTAAAAAAGAATTGCAAGGCACGTCGAATGACGGGATCGAAAGTGGAGCGATTCTGCAGAAACTTGTGTCGGCAGCGGTACAAAAGGTTCTTCAGCAGACTGATACCTCGCCATCTTTGCCACAATCAGGTGTTGTGGAAAGTATAACAGAGCAAAGCAAAGCAGCATCAGTACCTAAGGCTACGTATAATCCAACCCCTATCGCAGAACTGAACAAAATTAATGTAGACCTAGAAACTATCGATGATGTCAATGACCAGAAGAAAAGGCATATCCCAGTCCCCTACACACCAAGAAAACCTGCTAGTTTACCCATTAAAAGATCTTTTGATAGTGACAATACATCTAAGCCATTTGTATTCATACCACCTCCTCTTAAATACACACCAGGTTCTACTGAAAGTATACAATTAGATCAATATACACCTAAGGGCACTGTAGAGTCTACAGAGAAGTATACACCTGGTGTAGAACCTGAATTGCCTGAGTATTCTCCTGTGGAAAATCAGAGTTTAAGTAAATTAAACTACATTCCATCAGATAAAAATGttaccaaaaagaaaaatatactgGAATATAAACCTGCCAAAGTAGCTCCCAAACCAGATGTTCCATCAGTTACCTACCAGCCCACTCCTCGCTCCCTGGCACCATGTTtctccagtgatgaagatgagcCAGAAACTAAGAAACCTAAATTAGTTAATGACTTAAAGGGTTTTGATGATTTAGAACCAGAGTTTGATATATTGGATCAAATATTAAATGAAGAAAAACTGAAAGATGATGTTAAAAAGAAATCACTATTGGATGATACAAGTAAGAAAAAATCTTCAAAGGAACATAAAGAAAATAACAATGATGAAGCTtgcagaaaaaataaaatatcaccaAGTAAACTTGATTCGAAAAAGTCATCACGGGAGAAAAGGAAGAATGAAAAGGATAAGTCAACTTCTCATGAGAAACATAAACATGACAGTAAGTCAAGTAGTTCAAGTAGAAAATCAAGTCACAAAAGTTCTAACAAAGATaaagacaaagaaaaatacaaagaagataaaaacaataaacaaaaagataAGACACACTTTAGTTCCAGAAGAAGTGATAGAAGTTCAAGACATTCAGAAAAACATTCAAAAAGTTCTGATAAAGAATCAAGAAGATCCAGCAGCTCTACACAGCATAAAAGCAGTACTTCtgaaagaaaaagtaaagaACATAAATCTAATAGCAGTTCTAAGATGTCAAAAGAAAAACGAGAAAAATCTGCACAGGACAATAATTCTATCAATGGGTTTTTAGATAATGATAACAATGACATTTCAAATGATAACATTGATATTGATCAAAATGATGAGGAGACATATCTTTCAGAGTCAGATGAAGAAGCAATAGCATTagagtgtaaaaaaatatttgaagagTATGAACCTACTAAAAAAACTCAAATTTATGAAGACTTAGAAAATAAAGTGCAAAATGATTGTGAGGAGGAATATGTGCCtactaaaaaaagaatatcTCGGACACtggataaaaatgttaaaataatacctaaacTTCCTGCAAAAcctgattttaaattaaatgcgGCTCAAGCCATGGCAGAGAGGTTGGCCAAAATTAAAGAATATCATGctgcaaaaaataatttacagccATCCAGTAATGAACAAAACATCCCGAAAGTAGATTTTGCTCGGAATAGTTCAAACACAAGCACCAAAATACGCATTGCACATGTACCTTATGCATCAACAATGATGAATGCAAGAAAAGTTTTACCACCCAGTCAAACTGTAGCTAAACAACAGCCTTCAACCAGCTCCACTATAGTTCAAACTGTCAAAAAAGGTGTGCAAAGAGTTGCCCATATGCCTAATGAAAAATTTATCGATAGACCTGGAGTTCTTGAACCACTTGCCTCCAAAATACCTGCTAATATAAGATCTACATATTTGAATATGATGATTGATCAGTGTTTAAATATATATCTCTCTGCAGTAGATGCTTATGCTCGAGCTCAGCATGAAGAGTTAGCCACTAGTAAAAAATGTTCTACTGTGCAAATATACAAGAACTCTGCTGTGCTAACAATTAGTAGGCTCAAAAAAGAATTGCAAGAATGCAAAGGAGTAAAAAAATCAGGGACAGACTGTAATACATTGCAGAAGTTACCACAGGGCATATCAGGGCAGTCTGGTAATGCTGGGTCATGGagtatagaaaataaaaataaaaaaattatagatcTAAAGGAATTCAATGGTGCAAAACTATAtaacaatgtaaaaaaatggGTGCTATCTGAAGAACAATTACAAAGTAATGCCTTTCCTAGGCTTCATCCAAATGGAAAGAAAGGTGCAGCTATAATTTAcgcacaaaacaaacaaaaaccacCTGTGGGAAATATAAGAATGTGCTGTAGATGTAAGAAAGAATTCATGATAGATAAAAAAGGTATTGCAGTTGTTAAAGAAGAATGCATTTACCAtcctaataataaatatagagTCCGTGGTGAGGCTCGATATCAGTGTTGCAGCCAGGATGGAACGGCTGATGGTTGCTGCGTTGCACCCAGCCATGTCTATGAGTACCTTGATTACGACAATCTTAAGGGCTATGTAAGAACACTACCACCTGAAACGACTTCAGATGATTATGGCGTTTATTCATTAGATTGTGAAATGTGTTACACCACACACGGTTTAGATTTAACAAGGGTTACAGTTATTAACTCAGCTTGCAAAGTTGTATATGAAACACTTGTGAAGCCGCTTCATCCAATAATAGATTATAATACAAGATATTCTGGAATAACTGAAGAACATATGGCTGAAGTGAAAACTACTCTACTGGAAGTCCAGGCGACATTGCTTACTATGTTCAATagtaaaactatacttataggTCATAGTTTAGAATCAGATTTTAAAGCTTTAAAGCTTATCCATGACACTGTCATTGATACAAGTGTTTTGTTTCCTCATAAAATGGGCCCACCATATAAAAGAGCGCTAAGAAACTTGTCCTCTGaacatttgaaaaaaattattcagAATTCTGTAGATGGACACGACAGTGCCGAGGATGCCATGGTGTGTATGGagttaatacattataaattaaaagagGACTTAAAAACAAGATGA